A stretch of Oryza brachyantha chromosome 4, ObraRS2, whole genome shotgun sequence DNA encodes these proteins:
- the LOC102718260 gene encoding FCS-Like Zinc finger 1-like translates to MAASLACAFFFDAEPVGEQGRHALDACALCTKPLARDSDIFMYKGDTPFCSEECRYEQMQLDAVYARSAGRRQQQYSGRTESRRGQRETRKVSVAS, encoded by the coding sequence ATGGCAGCGTCTCTTGCGTGCGCTTTCTTCTTCGACGCGGAGCCGGTCGGCGAGCAGGGCAGGCACGCCCTGGACGCCTGCGCGCTCTGCACCAAGCCGCTGGCGCGGGACAGCGACATCTTCATGTACAAGGGGGACACGCCCTTCTGCAGCGAGGAGTGCCGCTACGAGCAGATGCAGCTCGACGCGGTGTACGCCAGGTCGGCCGGCCGGAGGCAGCAGCAGTACTCCGGGAGGACGGAGTCGCGGCGCGGGCAACGGGAGACCAGGAAGGTGTCCGTGGCGAGCTAA